Proteins from one Oscillatoria nigro-viridis PCC 7112 genomic window:
- a CDS encoding IS66 family transposase, protein MAVAAPVVKPSILPQYLLEWNQVHHLAGRFKARVTYLRYTHAIGYERLSGILSSVFGLKISEGAIANLLSTVKTSLDEQVNQILQRLRQAKLICGR, encoded by the coding sequence ATGGCGGTCGCTGCCCCTGTTGTCAAACCGAGTATCTTGCCCCAGTACCTGCTGGAATGGAACCAGGTTCACCATTTGGCCGGGAGATTCAAAGCTCGCGTCACATATCTGCGCTACACTCATGCGATCGGCTACGAACGGCTGTCGGGAATCTTGTCATCCGTTTTTGGACTCAAGATCTCAGAAGGAGCGATCGCCAACCTTTTAAGTACAGTCAAAACCAGTTTAGATGAGCAAGTAAATCAAATACTACAACGTTTGCGACAGGCAAAATTAATTTGCGGGCGATGA